DNA sequence from the Sediminibacillus dalangtanensis genome:
TTTCTATCTTCTTGTTAAGAAGGCGAATGCTTCGCTTGCCGCAGCAGGAGATAACATAACAAGTTGAGTTTGAGGTCCTCCTTCACTATGCTTCCACTGCGTTAACAATAGAATGCCAATTTTGAAGTTTCTTTCTTCTGTTCCCACCAAGGTGATAGCTTGAGAAGTTTTAAAATGGCAGGCTGCCTTATAACCGAGACAGCCTGCTAAACGTTATTCCGTATGAACGACACGGGTACTTGCAAATAGATCGTGTACCCCTTGTTTTTGATTCGTGAATGCGACAACTGCATAGAGCACAGGAGTAAAAAACAGTACTCTATGAATAAATCTTCCGACTACCTCACGAAACAACAGATCACCCCAGGTCAACGAACGATCATCTTCCCGTATCACCCGAAGGCCCAACAACATCTTTCCGAGGGTCTGTCCAAAGAACTTGGTCATCAAAAGAAAATACACATAAAAAACAATCGAGCCCAGTATCCCGGTCACCGTCCAGAAGCCAACATCGAGTTGCTGTCCCCCATTGATAAAGTGAAAAGGACTAAGCAAGATGCCGTTGATACTAAATACAACGAGCAAGTCCGTTATGTATGCCCAAAACCTCATCCAAAATCCTGCATAACGTCTATTCAACATGGCTTGTGTTGAGTGTTCAACCGGTTGTATGTTTTGATCTTGATTGCTCATCTACAGCACCCCCTACCTTGAATACAGATACATGGCCCGCGGAGCGTCTGACTCCCTGATCAATTCTTGAAGGCCAGCCAATTTCATATCTGAACCGAAGAAATTTTTTGCAGTCATTCCTAGCAGCTGGTCAAAATGAAAGCCGGTTTTATACTGAACGACTTGTGCTTCTCCCAATTCATTATCCTCTTCCATCATCGCTATCGTGTCATCCAGCGTGCCAAGCCCATCAATCAACTGGTTATCCAAGGCTTGCTTGCCAGTGTACACTCTGCCATCTCCCAGCTCACGGACCGTTGCTTCTTCCATTCCGCGGCCATCGACAATGACTTGGACAAATTCATCATACAGCTCATCGACCATCGTCTGGAGAATAGCTTCCTCATCTTCCGTCATCGGTCGGGAACCGGACATAATGTCCTTATATTTTCCACTTTTTATCGTGTTAAAGTCTATTCCGTATTCTTCTGCCAGTTCAGCATAATTGATGCTTTCCATAATCACACCAATCGAGCCTGTCAACGTCGCCGCATTGGCGATAATTTTGTCGGCGGGAGCTGATACGTAATAGCCGCCTGAAGCAGCCGTATTGCCCATTGATACATAGACAGGCTTATCGGTATTTTCCTGGATTTCTACAATCTTGTCATGAATTTCGGCACTCTCGACTACCCCACCACCAGGAGTGTTCACGCGGAGGATAATGCCATCAATGCTTTTGTCCTCTCCTGCCTTTTCAAGCATCCGCAAAAAGTTTTGGTGGTTATACCCTGAGTTATTTAGCAGCGAGCCAGAGCCGGTATCTTGAATCACTCCTTCTAAAGATAGTACAGCGATCTTATTGCCGCTTGTCCCCTTTTCGATTACCGTTTCATTAAATAATTCATCCTGCTGGCCAAAGACATTCTCAAAGTTCGTCGATGCCAGACTGGTTGCAAACTGTACGCCAATCGAAATTAAAAACAAACCTGCCGCTATAAGCAGCGCCAGCCAACGTTTTCCATTCATCATTAACTCCTCCTCTGTCGGCTTCTTTCTGTTATCCCCTTAAAATAGTATCGTATCTGCTGCCGATTATCTAGTGACAGCCGATTATTCTTTTCAAAAAACAGAATTGTGGTTGTCGGTATGACAAGGACAAGTAGTAAGATGGTCGTCATACACTCCGATAGCCTGCAAAAAAGAATAAATGATGACAGGCCCGACGAAAGTAAAGCCCCGTTTTTTCAAATCTTTGCTGATGACCACCGACATCTCATTTTGGGCAGGAACTTGTCCGGCTTCTCTCCAATGATTCACTATTTGTTTTTGATCACTGAACTGCCAAATATAAGTAGACAAACTCCCATATTCCTTTGCCACCTGCTGTGCCGCCACAGCGTTTTTGCGGACTGCATTTATTTTCAGCCGATGTCGAACTACCTCTCCCGTTGATAGAATCTTTTCCAAATCATCATCTGACAAAGCTGCACACTTATCGATATCAAAGTGATGAAAAGCC
Encoded proteins:
- a CDS encoding RDD family protein — encoded protein: MSNQDQNIQPVEHSTQAMLNRRYAGFWMRFWAYITDLLVVFSINGILLSPFHFINGGQQLDVGFWTVTGILGSIVFYVYFLLMTKFFGQTLGKMLLGLRVIREDDRSLTWGDLLFREVVGRFIHRVLFFTPVLYAVVAFTNQKQGVHDLFASTRVVHTE
- the sppA gene encoding signal peptide peptidase SppA, whose amino-acid sequence is MNGKRWLALLIAAGLFLISIGVQFATSLASTNFENVFGQQDELFNETVIEKGTSGNKIAVLSLEGVIQDTGSGSLLNNSGYNHQNFLRMLEKAGEDKSIDGIILRVNTPGGGVVESAEIHDKIVEIQENTDKPVYVSMGNTAASGGYYVSAPADKIIANAATLTGSIGVIMESINYAELAEEYGIDFNTIKSGKYKDIMSGSRPMTEDEEAILQTMVDELYDEFVQVIVDGRGMEEATVRELGDGRVYTGKQALDNQLIDGLGTLDDTIAMMEEDNELGEAQVVQYKTGFHFDQLLGMTAKNFFGSDMKLAGLQELIRESDAPRAMYLYSR
- a CDS encoding DNA-3-methyladenine glycosylase I, coding for MSGQKICPWAESGSLMKEYHDQEWGIPNKDDTYLFEMLNLEGAQAGLSWSTILNKREGYRQAFHHFDIDKCAALSDDDLEKILSTGEVVRHRLKINAVRKNAVAAQQVAKEYGSLSTYIWQFSDQKQIVNHWREAGQVPAQNEMSVVISKDLKKRGFTFVGPVIIYSFLQAIGVYDDHLTTCPCHTDNHNSVF